The Streptomyces sp. NL15-2K genome contains a region encoding:
- a CDS encoding helix-turn-helix transcriptional regulator codes for MDGRRRNPYELTEETPVYVISVAAQLSGLHPQTLRQYDRLGLVSPDRTPGRGRRYSARDIELLRTVQQLSQDEGINLAGIKRIIELENQVAALQSRVAELQAALDGAAAAMQQREAAVHASYRRDLVPYQEVQQTSALVVWRPKRQQTSD; via the coding sequence ATGGACGGTCGTCGACGCAACCCGTATGAACTGACCGAGGAAACCCCGGTCTACGTCATCTCGGTGGCGGCCCAGCTCTCCGGCCTGCACCCACAGACGCTGCGCCAGTACGACCGCCTGGGCCTGGTCTCCCCGGACCGCACCCCCGGCCGGGGCCGGCGCTACTCGGCCCGCGACATCGAACTGCTGCGCACCGTTCAGCAGTTGTCGCAGGACGAGGGCATCAACCTGGCCGGCATCAAGCGGATCATCGAACTGGAGAACCAAGTCGCCGCCCTCCAGTCCCGGGTCGCGGAACTGCAAGCGGCCCTCGACGGCGCCGCCGCCGCGATGCAGCAGCGCGAGGCCGCGGTGCACGCGTCGTACCGCCGCGACCTGGTGCCGTACCAGGAGGTGCAGCAGACCAGCGCGCTGGTGGTGTGGCGGCCCAAGCGGCAGCAGACGTCGGACTGA
- a CDS encoding PA14 domain-containing protein, giving the protein MRSLALRATAPAVVLATAGGLLTALAAPASAATTCTSPVFKRQFFANTTFSGTPKKTDCDNAIDQNWGTGAPASGLPTNNFGVRWSVTRDFGSGGPFALSASGLDGIRVYLDGVRKIDLWKNLSTTVSKTVNVTIPSGKHTLRVDYVNWTGSANVKFAYTPRTSATVDTVKPLTPTGTSVSYDTTTGRAKLIWAKNKEMDLAGYRVYRRLKGTSYGSTPLATTTSTSYTDATLPVAGDAYYYEVRAYDKAGNVSTGTADQLVTTVDRVAPGVPAGVEITDASEAGGLRVGWSAVPGAASYRVYRAASADGTYTRLTDTAQLSYKDTSATVRTTYYYRVSALDAAGNESARSATASGTRQDDTPPPTVTGLTVTPTKYGFVLDWDANPAPDLFRYVVYTGELLRDGEDSVCSAHQEAWLAPGVTSYRYTTLPDGVERCFLIDVYDTSWNSPYEWSKSGEIVSATELDITPSVPTPEDSPVRLTAIPNQGNVDLSWYPVTDATGYQVYRWNPDTKAYEKLAATTTATSYVDTAAATGTTHFYWVTALYADGTESAAGGDWAVMPPE; this is encoded by the coding sequence ATGAGAAGCCTCGCCCTGCGGGCCACGGCACCGGCCGTCGTCCTGGCGACGGCGGGCGGCCTGCTCACGGCCCTCGCCGCCCCCGCGTCGGCCGCCACGACCTGCACCTCGCCGGTCTTCAAGCGGCAGTTCTTCGCCAACACCACCTTCTCCGGCACGCCGAAGAAGACGGACTGCGACAACGCCATCGACCAGAACTGGGGCACGGGCGCCCCGGCCTCCGGCCTGCCGACGAACAACTTCGGCGTGCGGTGGTCCGTGACCCGGGACTTCGGCTCCGGCGGTCCCTTCGCCCTCTCCGCCTCCGGGCTGGACGGCATCCGCGTCTACCTCGACGGCGTCCGCAAGATCGACCTCTGGAAGAACCTCTCCACCACCGTCTCCAAGACCGTCAACGTCACCATCCCCTCCGGCAAACACACCCTCCGCGTCGACTACGTCAACTGGACCGGCAGCGCGAACGTCAAGTTCGCCTACACGCCCCGCACCTCGGCGACCGTCGACACCGTCAAGCCGCTGACGCCGACCGGGACTTCGGTGTCGTACGACACCACCACCGGCAGGGCGAAGCTGATCTGGGCGAAGAACAAGGAGATGGACCTCGCCGGGTACAGGGTCTACCGCCGTCTCAAGGGGACGTCGTACGGCAGCACGCCCCTCGCGACGACCACCTCCACCTCGTACACGGACGCCACCCTCCCGGTCGCCGGCGACGCCTACTACTACGAGGTCCGCGCCTACGACAAGGCGGGCAACGTCTCGACGGGTACGGCCGATCAGCTCGTCACCACCGTCGACCGGGTCGCGCCCGGCGTGCCGGCCGGCGTGGAGATCACCGACGCCTCCGAGGCGGGCGGGCTGCGGGTCGGCTGGAGCGCCGTGCCGGGAGCGGCCTCGTACCGGGTGTACCGGGCGGCGAGCGCGGACGGCACGTACACCCGCCTCACCGACACGGCCCAGCTCTCCTACAAGGACACCTCGGCGACCGTGCGCACCACGTACTACTACCGGGTGAGCGCGCTCGACGCGGCGGGCAACGAGTCCGCGCGGTCCGCCACCGCCAGCGGGACGCGCCAGGACGACACCCCGCCCCCCACCGTCACCGGGCTGACGGTCACCCCGACCAAGTACGGATTCGTGCTGGACTGGGACGCGAACCCGGCACCCGACCTGTTCCGGTACGTCGTCTACACGGGCGAGCTCCTGCGCGACGGGGAGGACAGCGTCTGCTCCGCGCACCAGGAGGCGTGGCTGGCGCCCGGAGTCACCTCGTACAGGTACACCACCCTCCCGGACGGCGTGGAGCGCTGCTTCCTCATCGACGTCTACGACACCTCCTGGAACTCCCCGTACGAGTGGAGCAAGTCGGGCGAGATCGTGAGCGCCACCGAGCTCGACATCACGCCGAGCGTGCCGACGCCGGAGGACTCGCCGGTCCGGCTGACGGCGATCCCCAACCAGGGGAACGTCGACCTGTCCTGGTACCCCGTGACCGACGCCACCGGCTACCAGGTCTACCGCTGGAATCCGGACACCAAGGCGTACGAGAAGCTGGCGGCCACCACGACGGCGACCTCCTACGTGGACACCGCCGCCGCCACGGGCACCACCCACTTCTACTGGGTGACCGCCCTGTACGCCGACGGCACCGAGTCGGCGGCCGGCGGCGACTGGGCGGTCATGCCGCCTGAGTAG